A single window of Candidatus Binatus sp. DNA harbors:
- a CDS encoding integrase core domain-containing protein yields the protein MDVFTRRIVGFGVAPADLDGPVVCRMFNRAIAKQTPPKYLSSDNDPLFRFHRWRANLRILEIDEIKTIPCTPTSHPFVERLIGTVRREYLDRTLFWNRGDLERKLDNYKAYYNQHRCHTGLGGATPAEGSGVPAQPIAKLESYTWRLHCNGLFQSPTAA from the coding sequence ATGGACGTATTCACCCGCCGTATCGTCGGCTTTGGCGTCGCGCCGGCTGATCTCGACGGTCCGGTCGTCTGCCGCATGTTCAATCGCGCGATTGCGAAGCAGACACCGCCGAAATACCTTTCCTCAGATAACGATCCCCTGTTTCGCTTTCATCGGTGGCGTGCGAACCTTCGTATACTTGAAATTGATGAGATCAAAACCATCCCGTGCACGCCTACGTCCCATCCTTTCGTCGAGCGACTGATCGGGACTGTGCGACGCGAATACCTCGATCGGACCTTATTTTGGAACAGAGGAGATCTTGAACGGAAGCTCGACAATTACAAGGCCTATTACAACCAACACCGCTGTCACACCGGGCTGGGCGGAGCTACGCCGGCTGAAGGGAGTGGCGTACCCGCACAGCCAATCGCCAAACTTGAATCATATACCTGGAGGCTACATTGCAACGGCTTATTTCAGAGCCCAACCGCCGCCTGA